A genomic region of Corallococcus macrosporus contains the following coding sequences:
- a CDS encoding CHAT domain-containing tetratricopeptide repeat protein: MRWVLGCMVVMALGCASIMPVGREPSDPRLADALKAFDQAATLYEAGRYAEAMAPGARALALREAVLGDSHPDVAYALNLLGELYRLQGDFAQAGVLHERALAIREAVVNDDAAKSVTAARLLGFAASPMMETDRQAGGFYDHGHAMSRRTNNLFSLDKRSRMGALASQEATLSENQSAYAESLNNLANLYQQQGLYSRAEPLYSRALDLRENVLGKQHLTVADSLNNLALLYREQGLYNRAEPLYVRALSLRESALGKEAPLIADSLDTLATLYQDQGLYGRAEPLGLRALAIRESALGKKHPLVADSLNNLANLYQDQGLYDRAEPLYARALAIREAAPDSSASDLAAALNNLATLYQAQGKYGRAEPLYARALGLWEAALGRSHPHVAASLNNLATLYRKQGKLTQAEPLYARALAIWEEVLGRNHPDVAGSLNNLANLYRDQGMYSQAEPLYARALSIREAVLGRNHPDLAASLNNLALLRLAQHRLEDAVPLFTRAFAVSEQRLRREALEFSEARLASFLQHLRADEEQLYALVRAHPESADVRRLALSAALLLKGRSVEETADISRAVYRSLGTEERGTFERLRKLRTQLARLSLHGPGALTPSAYQRQLTALTTQGDALEATLASRSAPLRALAALPSPEDIVDRVAETLPKDGALVEFITYEDRPLVQGTGTSQLRCLALVLMPDASIRALDLGPAGPIEAAASRLRDALARRDAAFEESSHALYQLAFQPLLPLLGKTRRLFLSPDGELALVPFAALHDGQQYLVDSYDFIYLTSGKDLLPRSQQPRPASSVVVLADPAFNTSPRPPMGGTSVVAERSPSSRRADLVARDWAPVPLPGSREEAEAIQRLFPQAQLFLGTKATKERLLHLRTPGILHLATHGFFLEDATAPENTSRAVATFGALGEDPPATRPPDPLLRSGLLLAGETAKTSAPGASSSDSALVTALELAGLDLWGTQLVVLSACDTGRGAVRRGQGVYGLRRAFLVAGAETVVMSLWKVDDATTRTLMETYYRHLLGGEGLATALREAMRELRKAQPHPHYWAPFIAMGRDTPLRLLDVGPMAQAGGG, from the coding sequence ATGCGGTGGGTTCTCGGGTGCATGGTGGTGATGGCACTGGGGTGTGCCTCGATCATGCCCGTGGGTCGCGAGCCCTCGGACCCCCGGCTGGCGGACGCCCTCAAGGCCTTCGACCAGGCCGCGACGCTCTACGAGGCCGGCCGGTACGCCGAGGCCATGGCGCCCGGAGCGCGGGCCCTGGCCCTGCGGGAGGCCGTGCTGGGGGACTCGCACCCGGACGTCGCCTACGCCCTGAACCTGCTGGGGGAGCTGTACCGGCTGCAGGGGGACTTCGCCCAGGCGGGCGTCCTCCACGAGCGCGCGCTGGCCATCCGCGAAGCGGTGGTGAACGACGACGCCGCGAAGTCCGTCACCGCGGCCAGGCTGCTCGGCTTCGCCGCCTCCCCGATGATGGAGACCGACCGCCAGGCTGGAGGCTTCTACGACCACGGGCACGCCATGTCCCGGCGGACGAACAACCTGTTCAGCCTGGACAAGCGCAGCCGCATGGGGGCCCTGGCCAGCCAGGAGGCGACCCTCAGCGAGAACCAGTCCGCCTACGCGGAGTCCCTCAACAACCTGGCCAACCTCTACCAGCAGCAGGGCCTCTACAGCCGGGCGGAGCCGCTCTACTCGCGCGCGCTGGACCTGCGGGAGAACGTGCTCGGCAAGCAGCATCTCACCGTCGCGGACTCGCTCAACAACCTGGCGCTGCTCTACCGGGAGCAGGGGCTCTACAACCGCGCGGAGCCGCTGTACGTGCGGGCGCTCTCCCTGCGCGAGTCGGCGCTGGGCAAGGAGGCCCCGCTCATCGCGGACTCGCTCGACACGCTGGCCACGCTCTACCAGGACCAGGGGCTCTACGGCCGCGCGGAGCCGCTGGGCCTGCGCGCGCTCGCCATCCGCGAGTCGGCGCTCGGCAAGAAGCACCCGCTGGTGGCGGACTCGCTCAACAACCTGGCCAATCTCTATCAGGACCAGGGGCTGTATGACCGGGCCGAGCCGCTCTACGCGCGCGCGCTCGCCATCCGCGAGGCCGCGCCCGACAGCAGCGCTTCGGACCTGGCCGCCGCGCTGAACAACCTGGCCACGCTCTACCAGGCGCAGGGGAAGTACGGCCGGGCGGAGCCGCTCTACGCGCGCGCGCTCGGCCTGTGGGAGGCGGCGCTGGGCCGCAGCCATCCGCACGTCGCCGCGTCGCTCAACAACCTGGCCACGCTCTACCGGAAGCAGGGGAAGCTCACCCAGGCGGAGCCGCTCTACGCGCGCGCGCTCGCCATCTGGGAGGAGGTGCTGGGCAGGAACCACCCGGACGTCGCGGGCTCGCTCAACAACCTGGCCAACCTCTACCGGGACCAGGGGATGTACAGCCAGGCGGAGCCGCTCTACGCGCGCGCTCTCTCCATCCGTGAGGCGGTGCTGGGCAGGAACCACCCGGACCTCGCGGCCTCGCTCAACAACCTGGCCCTCCTGCGTCTGGCGCAGCACCGGCTGGAGGACGCCGTGCCGCTGTTCACGCGCGCCTTCGCCGTCTCCGAACAGCGCCTGCGCCGCGAGGCCCTGGAGTTCTCCGAGGCGCGGCTGGCCAGCTTCCTCCAGCACCTGCGCGCGGACGAGGAGCAGCTCTACGCGCTGGTGCGCGCGCACCCGGAATCGGCGGACGTGCGGCGTCTGGCATTGAGCGCGGCGCTGCTGCTCAAGGGCCGCTCCGTCGAGGAAACGGCCGACATCTCCCGCGCGGTCTACCGGAGCCTGGGCACGGAGGAGCGCGGCACCTTCGAACGGCTGCGCAAGCTGCGCACCCAGCTGGCCCGCCTCTCGCTCCACGGGCCCGGCGCGCTCACGCCGTCCGCCTACCAGCGGCAGCTCACGGCGCTGACCACGCAGGGCGACGCGCTGGAGGCGACGCTTGCCAGCCGCTCCGCGCCGCTGCGCGCGCTGGCCGCGCTGCCGTCTCCCGAGGACATCGTCGACCGCGTCGCCGAGACGCTGCCGAAGGACGGCGCGCTCGTGGAGTTCATCACCTACGAGGACCGTCCTCTCGTGCAGGGAACGGGCACGTCGCAGCTGCGCTGTCTGGCATTGGTGCTGATGCCCGACGCGAGCATCCGCGCGCTCGACCTGGGCCCCGCCGGCCCCATCGAAGCGGCGGCCTCCCGCCTGCGGGACGCGCTGGCGCGCCGGGATGCCGCCTTCGAGGAGTCCTCGCACGCGCTCTACCAGCTCGCCTTCCAGCCGCTGCTGCCGCTGCTGGGCAAGACGCGCCGCCTCTTCCTCTCCCCGGATGGCGAGCTGGCCCTGGTGCCCTTCGCGGCGCTGCACGACGGCCAGCAGTACCTGGTGGACAGCTACGACTTCATCTACCTGACCTCCGGCAAGGACCTGCTGCCGCGCTCCCAGCAGCCCCGGCCCGCGTCCTCGGTGGTGGTGCTGGCGGATCCGGCGTTCAACACGAGCCCCCGGCCTCCCATGGGAGGCACCTCCGTGGTGGCCGAGCGTTCGCCGTCGTCGCGGCGCGCGGACCTGGTGGCGCGGGACTGGGCTCCCGTCCCGCTGCCGGGCTCGCGCGAGGAGGCGGAGGCCATCCAGCGCCTGTTCCCGCAGGCGCAGCTGTTCCTGGGGACGAAGGCGACGAAGGAGCGGCTGCTGCACCTGCGCACGCCGGGCATCCTGCACCTGGCCACCCACGGCTTCTTCCTGGAGGACGCCACCGCGCCGGAGAACACCTCGCGTGCCGTCGCGACCTTCGGCGCGCTGGGCGAGGATCCGCCGGCCACGCGTCCGCCGGATCCACTGCTGCGCTCCGGCCTGCTGCTCGCGGGCGAGACGGCGAAGACGAGCGCTCCCGGTGCCTCTTCCTCCGACAGCGCGCTGGTGACGGCGCTGGAGCTGGCGGGGTTGGACCTGTGGGGCACGCAGCTCGTGGTGCTGTCCGCCTGTGACACCGGCCGGGGCGCGGTCCGGCGCGGGCAGGGTGTCTACGGCTTGCGCCGGGCGTTCCTGGTGGCGGGCGCGGAGACGGTGGTGATGAGCCTCTGGAAGGTGGACGACGCGACGACGCGCACGCTGATGGAGACCTATTACCGCCACCTGCTCGGCGGCGAGGGACTGGCCACGGCGCTGCGTGAGGCGATGAGGGAGCTGCGGAAGGCGCAGCCCCATCCGCACTACTGGGCGCCGTTCATCGCCATGGGGCGGGACACGCCGCTGCGGTTGCTGGACGTGGGGCCGATGGCTCAGGCCGGCGGCGGGTAG
- a CDS encoding metallophosphoesterase, which produces MGRLLVLLFVYLGAYLVLRRLWPAVTRGWRHGVLVGLMVFAFAAWTVPAVTGYGLHHTPPFLVPVKLFAVVWSISALLVMLMGLPFLILKLRAERRQQAAPPGVDLERRSLLVKAGQAMPVLAIGASGVGVVGGSLGFTVREVEVKLRGLPAALDGFRIGQITDVHVGPFISAEYLRGAVEVMNTAGVDLQVMTGDLIDDVNQIDETMAALASTTARHGMLAVLGNHEHWRGLEEVLGGYEQLAQRGAPVRLLVDETHVIEHGGQRVRVVGVDFPMSGGSRTGRDRRWQRSAETAFKEGHPDDVVLCLSHHPDFFPYAAERGARLTLAGHTHGGQVAFLGVPLFGFAFKHMLGRYRFKDSHLYVSGGTGHWLPFRIGVPPEVTLLTLRSA; this is translated from the coding sequence ATGGGAAGGCTGCTGGTCCTGCTGTTCGTCTACCTGGGCGCGTACCTCGTGCTTCGCAGGCTGTGGCCCGCCGTCACTCGCGGCTGGCGCCATGGCGTGCTGGTGGGGCTGATGGTCTTCGCGTTCGCGGCCTGGACCGTGCCCGCGGTCACCGGCTACGGCCTGCACCACACGCCTCCGTTCCTCGTGCCGGTGAAGCTGTTCGCCGTCGTGTGGAGCATCTCCGCGCTGCTGGTGATGCTCATGGGCCTGCCGTTCCTCATCCTCAAGCTGCGCGCCGAGCGCCGTCAGCAGGCCGCGCCTCCGGGCGTGGACCTGGAGCGCCGCAGCCTCCTCGTGAAGGCCGGTCAGGCCATGCCTGTCCTCGCCATCGGCGCCAGTGGCGTGGGCGTCGTGGGCGGCAGCCTGGGCTTCACCGTGCGCGAGGTGGAGGTGAAGCTGCGTGGCCTCCCCGCCGCGCTCGATGGCTTCCGCATCGGGCAGATCACCGACGTCCACGTGGGCCCCTTCATCTCCGCCGAGTACCTGCGCGGCGCCGTGGAAGTGATGAACACCGCCGGCGTGGACCTCCAGGTCATGACCGGGGACCTCATCGACGACGTGAATCAGATCGACGAGACCATGGCTGCCCTCGCCTCCACGACGGCCCGCCACGGCATGCTCGCGGTGCTCGGCAACCACGAGCACTGGCGCGGGCTGGAGGAGGTCCTGGGCGGCTACGAACAGCTGGCCCAGCGTGGCGCTCCGGTCCGGCTGCTCGTGGATGAGACCCACGTGATTGAGCACGGCGGGCAGCGCGTGCGCGTGGTGGGCGTGGACTTCCCCATGTCCGGCGGCAGCCGCACCGGCCGCGACCGGCGCTGGCAGCGCTCCGCGGAGACGGCGTTCAAGGAGGGCCACCCGGACGACGTGGTCCTGTGCCTCTCCCACCACCCGGACTTCTTCCCCTACGCGGCAGAGCGCGGCGCGCGCCTCACGCTCGCGGGCCACACCCACGGTGGACAGGTGGCCTTCCTGGGAGTGCCGCTGTTCGGCTTCGCCTTCAAGCACATGCTGGGCCGCTATCGCTTCAAGGACAGCCACCTCTACGTCTCCGGCGGCACGGGGCACTGGCTCCCCTTCCGCATCGGCGTCCCGCCCGAGGTGACGCTCCTCACGCTGCGCAGCGCCTGA
- the sitA6 gene encoding SitA6 family polymorphic toxin lipoprotein — MRAVWLWLVVLLGCASAPVPIQASRECEDRDEDQCLTQVCEDDVCALFRCEDLSPNRIVRTRGAMPVAPIFVAPGSGPQRTWGSAQGLPRDAVPVMVFRWHRREKLPSEVRREKALQEWAKRPKERHHIFPQAYKAKFDDKRIEIHKYVLMIDAEVHARIHRGERGGPWNRDWRIFLDRDDGKVPISKYFEHASWMIQKYELFGLPMTYWQQFELSPVPFED, encoded by the coding sequence ATGCGCGCGGTGTGGCTGTGGCTGGTGGTGCTGCTGGGGTGCGCGTCCGCACCCGTGCCCATCCAGGCATCAAGGGAGTGTGAGGACCGCGACGAGGACCAGTGCCTCACGCAGGTCTGCGAGGACGACGTCTGCGCATTGTTCCGGTGCGAGGACCTGTCCCCGAACCGCATCGTGCGAACACGAGGCGCCATGCCCGTGGCGCCCATCTTCGTGGCACCCGGCAGCGGGCCTCAGCGGACGTGGGGAAGTGCGCAGGGACTGCCGCGAGACGCGGTGCCCGTCATGGTCTTCCGCTGGCATCGGCGGGAGAAGCTGCCGAGTGAGGTCCGTCGCGAGAAGGCGTTACAGGAGTGGGCGAAGCGGCCGAAGGAGCGGCACCACATCTTCCCTCAGGCGTACAAAGCCAAATTCGACGACAAGCGCATTGAAATCCACAAGTACGTCTTGATGATCGATGCGGAAGTGCACGCGCGTATCCACCGCGGCGAACGTGGCGGACCCTGGAACCGGGACTGGCGAATCTTCCTTGATCGGGACGACGGCAAGGTGCCGATCTCCAAGTACTTTGAACATGCCTCCTGGATGATCCAGAAGTATGAGCTCTTCGGCTTGCCCATGACGTACTGGCAGCAGTTCGAACTCTCACCCGTGCCCTTCGAGGACTGA
- the sitI6 gene encoding SitI6 family double-CXXCG motif immunity protein: MRYFTVESFDFDEPGHWSGTYRAHHRWHLSGVDCPREGIWSGKSAFPTVDLSAVNEPVLANPKGPMSLEEYKRLVSLVRPFVPPELPVRAGDSFGPMVGFAQGRFGPVTCDPPWELILREDAVELLKAEGLQGIIAVRMELRSRRSNMPALYELEARPLARLHPDCIGEFKTPACDVCGNPEGFPLPPKRWLLRSSIPEGLDFFGIKGASKRVVSERFVETVQRLGPSDVHYQELPAAD, translated from the coding sequence ATGCGCTACTTCACGGTGGAGAGCTTTGACTTCGATGAGCCGGGGCATTGGAGCGGCACGTACCGGGCGCACCATCGATGGCACCTGTCAGGCGTCGACTGCCCTCGGGAAGGCATCTGGTCAGGGAAGAGTGCGTTCCCTACCGTCGACCTGTCAGCAGTGAACGAGCCGGTCCTGGCCAACCCAAAGGGCCCTATGTCCCTGGAGGAATACAAACGGCTGGTGTCACTGGTGCGTCCCTTCGTCCCTCCGGAGCTGCCGGTCCGTGCAGGTGACTCGTTCGGGCCCATGGTTGGATTCGCTCAAGGCAGGTTCGGCCCGGTTACCTGCGATCCTCCTTGGGAATTGATTCTCCGTGAGGACGCGGTTGAACTGCTCAAGGCCGAAGGGCTGCAAGGGATCATCGCGGTCCGGATGGAACTCCGGTCCCGCCGGAGCAACATGCCCGCGCTCTACGAACTGGAAGCGCGCCCCCTGGCGAGGCTGCACCCTGACTGCATCGGCGAATTCAAGACGCCTGCGTGCGACGTCTGCGGTAATCCGGAGGGCTTCCCGCTGCCACCGAAGCGCTGGCTGCTGCGCTCTTCCATCCCGGAGGGACTCGACTTCTTCGGCATCAAGGGCGCCAGCAAGCGCGTCGTCAGCGAGCGCTTCGTCGAAACCGTGCAGCGCCTGGGCCCCAGCGACGTGCACTACCAGGAGCTTCCCGCCGCCGACTAG
- a CDS encoding FHA domain-containing protein translates to MPSVQQLRPFAYAPVQAFLQASGPVVLIQQPPEPVFQQVALRLAEARTVGMAHRSRLVDRLLVMLQAFDSLEVHFLGPEWDGQELRVGRMEGCALMVHDPSVSKQHAVLRWHAAQGTCSVQDLKSMNGTWLNAAALGEGEVRMLTDGDALAFGDAQFLYLRAETLHSHLRLASPGGGM, encoded by the coding sequence ATGCCTTCCGTCCAACAGCTCCGCCCGTTCGCGTACGCGCCCGTGCAGGCGTTCCTGCAAGCCTCCGGACCGGTGGTGCTCATCCAGCAGCCACCGGAGCCGGTGTTCCAGCAGGTGGCGCTGCGGCTGGCGGAGGCGCGCACGGTGGGGATGGCGCACCGGTCGCGGCTGGTGGACCGGCTGTTGGTGATGCTCCAGGCGTTCGACTCGCTGGAGGTCCACTTCCTGGGGCCGGAGTGGGACGGGCAGGAGCTGCGGGTGGGGCGGATGGAGGGATGCGCGCTGATGGTGCATGACCCGTCCGTGTCCAAGCAGCACGCGGTGCTGCGCTGGCACGCGGCGCAGGGGACGTGCTCGGTGCAGGACCTGAAGTCCATGAACGGCACCTGGCTGAACGCCGCGGCGCTGGGCGAGGGCGAGGTGCGGATGCTCACGGACGGAGACGCGCTGGCCTTCGGCGACGCGCAGTTCCTGTACCTGCGAGCGGAGACCCTGCACTCCCACCTGCGGCTCGCGAGCCCGGGCGGGGGGATGTAA
- a CDS encoding long-chain fatty acid--CoA ligase: protein MLTGRMMDFPLTLTHFLERARSYYAAQEIVSRKPDKSLHRYTYADFHQRVCQLANALTRLGVKPGDRVASLSWNHHQHLEVYFGVPAMGAVMHTLNLRLHPNDLGYIARHAEDTVVVVDRSLLPLVEKFEKAAGSIKHVIVIPDDGPVPEGRLDYEKLLAAESPTFEFPRLDENSAAMLCYTSGTTGNPKGVLFSHRSIVLHTLVCCLPEVLGLRESDTVLAVVPMFHAAAWGLPFDALLTGAKQVLPGPHLDPQSLLELMQNEKVTVAGGVPTIWLGILAQLDREPGKWDLSAMRHMVIGGSAAPPALIDGFRKRHGQNVLHAWGMTEMNPVGTLARLKGDLRTASPETQLEAYASQGYSVPFVETRHVSDSGEILPWDGKAMGELEVRGPMVAASYYGDEGKDRFTPDGWFKTGDVVTIDPAGYLHITDRSKDVIKSGGEWISSVALENALMAHPSVLEAAVFAGRHPKWDERPLAAVVFKPGQQATKAELTAHLEKQFAKWWLPDDFLFVPQIPRTSTGKFLKMKLREDYGDHLMKASVAS, encoded by the coding sequence ATGCTCACCGGTCGCATGATGGACTTCCCGCTCACCCTGACGCACTTCCTGGAGCGCGCGCGCTCCTATTACGCCGCGCAGGAAATCGTCAGCCGCAAGCCGGACAAGTCCCTGCACCGCTACACGTACGCGGACTTCCACCAGCGCGTCTGCCAATTGGCGAACGCGCTGACGCGGCTGGGGGTGAAGCCCGGGGACCGCGTGGCGTCCCTGAGCTGGAACCACCACCAGCACCTGGAGGTGTACTTCGGCGTGCCGGCGATGGGCGCGGTGATGCACACGCTCAACCTGCGGCTGCACCCCAACGACCTGGGCTACATCGCGCGCCACGCGGAAGACACCGTCGTGGTGGTGGACCGCTCGCTCTTGCCGCTGGTGGAGAAGTTCGAGAAGGCCGCCGGCAGCATCAAGCACGTCATCGTCATCCCGGACGACGGCCCGGTGCCGGAAGGGCGGCTGGACTACGAGAAGCTGCTCGCGGCGGAGTCGCCCACGTTCGAGTTCCCCCGCCTGGATGAGAACAGCGCGGCGATGCTCTGCTACACGTCCGGCACGACGGGCAACCCGAAGGGCGTGCTCTTCAGCCACCGCTCCATCGTGCTGCACACGCTGGTGTGCTGCCTGCCGGAGGTGCTGGGGCTGAGGGAGTCCGACACGGTGCTGGCGGTGGTGCCCATGTTCCACGCGGCGGCGTGGGGCCTGCCGTTCGACGCGCTGCTCACGGGGGCGAAGCAGGTGCTGCCCGGGCCGCACCTCGACCCCCAGTCGCTCTTGGAGCTGATGCAGAACGAGAAGGTCACGGTGGCGGGCGGCGTGCCCACCATCTGGCTGGGCATCCTGGCGCAGCTGGACCGCGAGCCGGGCAAGTGGGACCTGAGCGCGATGCGGCACATGGTGATTGGCGGCTCCGCGGCGCCGCCGGCGCTGATTGACGGCTTCCGCAAGCGCCACGGGCAGAACGTGCTGCACGCGTGGGGCATGACGGAGATGAACCCGGTGGGCACGCTCGCGCGGCTCAAGGGGGACCTGCGCACGGCGTCGCCGGAGACGCAGCTGGAGGCGTACGCGTCACAGGGCTACTCGGTGCCGTTCGTGGAGACGCGCCACGTGAGCGACAGCGGGGAGATATTGCCCTGGGACGGCAAGGCCATGGGCGAGCTGGAGGTGCGCGGGCCCATGGTGGCGGCGTCGTACTACGGCGACGAGGGCAAGGACCGGTTCACGCCGGACGGGTGGTTCAAGACGGGCGACGTGGTGACCATCGACCCGGCGGGCTACCTGCACATCACCGACCGCAGCAAGGACGTCATCAAGTCCGGCGGCGAGTGGATCAGCTCCGTGGCGTTGGAGAACGCGCTGATGGCGCACCCGTCCGTGCTGGAGGCGGCGGTGTTCGCGGGGCGGCATCCGAAGTGGGACGAGCGTCCGCTGGCGGCGGTGGTGTTCAAGCCGGGACAGCAGGCGACGAAGGCGGAGCTGACGGCGCACCTGGAGAAGCAGTTCGCGAAGTGGTGGCTGCCGGATGACTTCCTCTTCGTGCCGCAGATTCCGCGCACGTCGACGGGGAAGTTCCTGAAGATGAAGCTTCGGGAGGACTACGGAGACCACCTGATGAAGGCGTCCGTGGCGTCCTGA
- a CDS encoding 6-phosphofructokinase has protein sequence MKVAVLTGGGDCPGLNAVIRAIVRRASEHGFEMMGLRDGWKGLLDDNHFRLTRETTSGILHRGGTILGTSRVNPFKVENGLERVKRAIERNGIHAVIAIGGEGTLSAATRMSQEGLRIVGVPKTIDNDLNGTDFTFGFDTAVHIATEAVDRLHSTAESHKRVIVCEVMGRHVGWIATYAGIAGGADVILVPEIPADLEAVAQHLVRRNAGGRTFSIVVVAEGTRIKLSAEQNEQLVTTGALDEAGRPRLGGVGNIVAAEIERRTGFETRVSVLGHIQRGGAPTAHDRVLATRFGVHACDMVARGEFGKMAALRGNEIVSEHLAEATRELKRVPEEFFKVAQVFFG, from the coding sequence ATGAAAGTCGCCGTGCTCACCGGCGGGGGTGATTGCCCCGGCCTCAATGCGGTCATCCGAGCCATCGTCCGCCGTGCCAGCGAGCACGGCTTCGAGATGATGGGCCTGCGGGATGGGTGGAAGGGCCTGCTGGACGACAACCACTTCCGCCTCACGCGGGAGACCACCTCCGGCATCCTCCACCGGGGTGGCACCATCCTGGGGACCTCGCGCGTCAACCCGTTCAAGGTGGAGAACGGCCTGGAGCGCGTGAAGCGCGCCATCGAGCGCAATGGCATCCACGCGGTCATCGCCATTGGCGGCGAGGGCACCCTGTCCGCCGCCACGCGCATGTCGCAGGAGGGCCTGCGCATCGTCGGCGTGCCGAAGACCATCGACAACGACCTCAACGGCACGGACTTCACCTTCGGCTTCGACACCGCGGTCCACATCGCGACGGAGGCCGTGGACCGGCTGCACTCCACCGCCGAGTCCCACAAGCGCGTCATCGTCTGCGAGGTGATGGGCCGGCACGTCGGCTGGATCGCCACCTACGCGGGCATCGCGGGCGGCGCGGACGTCATCCTCGTCCCGGAGATTCCCGCGGACCTGGAGGCCGTCGCGCAGCACCTGGTGCGCCGCAACGCGGGCGGGCGCACCTTCTCCATCGTCGTGGTGGCGGAGGGCACGCGCATCAAGCTGTCCGCGGAGCAGAACGAGCAGCTCGTCACGACGGGCGCGCTGGACGAAGCGGGCCGTCCGCGCCTGGGCGGCGTGGGCAACATCGTCGCCGCGGAGATTGAGCGGCGCACCGGCTTCGAGACGCGCGTCTCCGTGCTGGGCCACATCCAGCGCGGCGGCGCCCCCACGGCGCACGACCGCGTGCTCGCCACCCGGTTTGGCGTGCATGCGTGCGACATGGTCGCCCGCGGCGAGTTCGGCAAGATGGCCGCCCTGCGCGGCAACGAAATCGTCAGCGAGCACCTGGCGGAAGCCACCCGCGAGCTCAAGCGCGTCCCCGAGGAGTTCTTCAAGGTCGCCCAGGTTTTCTTCGGCTGA
- a CDS encoding glucosamine-6-phosphate deaminase: protein MDLRVFESEQEAASTCAARIAEAVRHTPELVLGLVTGRSPLNVYRSLTELAARGALDLSRATTFNVDEFLGLPPEDAGSFRAYMDRHLFRHVNLSTERIHFLDGCAPDAEAECARYDAALAAAGGLDLLLLGVGPNGHIAFNEPGEVLTARSHRARLSRETRLSHVMAFGDDPSKVPMAALTLGMAAVLQARKVVVLAFGVNKAAAVTEMVHGPLTPRCPASFLQLHRDAELWLDTGAASGLHGRRLVDARPR, encoded by the coding sequence ATGGACCTACGGGTGTTCGAGTCGGAGCAGGAGGCCGCCAGCACCTGCGCGGCGCGCATCGCCGAGGCGGTGCGGCACACGCCGGAGCTGGTGCTGGGGCTCGTCACGGGGCGCTCGCCGCTCAACGTGTACCGGAGCCTGACGGAGCTGGCGGCCCGGGGGGCGCTGGACCTGTCGCGGGCCACGACGTTCAACGTGGACGAGTTCCTGGGGCTGCCGCCGGAGGACGCGGGCAGCTTCCGCGCGTACATGGACCGGCACCTGTTCCGGCATGTGAATCTGTCAACGGAGCGGATCCACTTCCTCGACGGGTGCGCGCCGGACGCGGAGGCGGAATGCGCGCGCTATGACGCGGCGCTCGCGGCGGCCGGGGGGCTGGACCTGCTGCTGCTGGGCGTGGGGCCCAACGGGCACATCGCCTTCAACGAACCCGGCGAGGTGCTGACGGCGAGGAGCCACCGCGCGCGCCTGTCGCGGGAGACGCGCCTGTCGCACGTGATGGCCTTCGGGGATGACCCTTCGAAGGTGCCCATGGCGGCGCTGACGCTGGGCATGGCGGCCGTGCTCCAGGCGCGCAAGGTGGTGGTGCTGGCCTTCGGCGTGAACAAGGCCGCGGCGGTGACGGAGATGGTGCACGGGCCGCTCACGCCCCGGTGCCCCGCGTCGTTCCTCCAGCTCCACCGCGACGCGGAGCTGTGGCTGGACACCGGTGCGGCCAGCGGCCTGCACGGGCGCAGGCTGGTGGACGCCCGGCCCAGGTGA
- a CDS encoding transglycosylase SLT domain-containing protein produces MGRKRAVGGIEIPGWAWLVPCALVPVVLLNVGVAWLGGTQVSPLSFSFLQTKARALGAYVAHRPACVLEDHPPLEPLIADAERRHGIPPGLLRALIQVESETRVHRISPAGAMGPGQLMPDTAALMRVEDPFDPAPSVDASGRYLAEQLRRFRDVRLAVAAYNAGPGSVNGHVPRNGETEFYVAKVLAAYEHTRPKAPVVVKRPAASEAPAKAVTVKAPAAKASAAQAARKARPPDASAKQPAAPKALPPAKPASRPAKASKPPARVASAAR; encoded by the coding sequence GTGGGACGCAAGCGGGCCGTGGGCGGCATCGAGATTCCGGGATGGGCGTGGCTGGTGCCGTGCGCGCTGGTGCCCGTGGTGCTGCTCAACGTGGGCGTCGCCTGGCTGGGCGGGACGCAGGTGTCGCCGCTGTCCTTCTCCTTCCTCCAGACGAAGGCGCGCGCCCTGGGGGCCTACGTGGCGCACCGGCCCGCGTGCGTGCTGGAGGACCATCCACCGCTGGAGCCGCTCATCGCGGACGCGGAGCGCCGCCACGGGATTCCGCCGGGGCTCCTGAGGGCGCTCATCCAGGTGGAGTCGGAGACGCGGGTGCACCGCATCTCGCCCGCGGGGGCCATGGGGCCCGGGCAGCTCATGCCGGACACGGCGGCGCTGATGCGGGTGGAGGACCCCTTCGACCCGGCACCCTCCGTCGACGCGAGCGGGCGCTACCTGGCCGAGCAGCTGCGAAGGTTCCGCGACGTGCGGCTCGCGGTGGCCGCGTACAACGCGGGCCCGGGGTCGGTGAACGGGCACGTGCCGCGCAACGGGGAGACGGAGTTCTACGTGGCCAAGGTGCTCGCGGCCTATGAGCACACCCGGCCCAAGGCGCCCGTGGTGGTGAAGCGTCCGGCCGCCTCCGAGGCTCCCGCGAAGGCCGTCACCGTGAAGGCGCCCGCCGCGAAAGCCTCCGCCGCGCAGGCCGCGAGGAAGGCCCGTCCGCCCGATGCGTCCGCGAAGCAGCCCGCCGCACCGAAGGCGCTTCCCCCCGCGAAGCCCGCGTCCCGCCCGGCCAAGGCCAGCAAGCCTCCCGCGCGGGTCGCGTCCGCGGCGCGCTGA